Within Streptomyces roseirectus, the genomic segment GTCGACACGGTCGCGGCGGCAGACTGAACAAAGTCCGTACGGATCAAGGCTGTTGGCGCCCGCCGCCCCTCGGGTCCGGCGAGAGCCGACCGTCTCCGCACCCTGCCGCGCACCAATTCATGCAAGCACGCTTGATTGTTTCCACCCCCGCTGCCATGCTCGCCCCATGGCCGACCCCACCCCCGTCATCGACGACCTGCGCGCCGAGAGCGACGAACTCGACCGGCTGGTGGCCGAGTTGACCCCGGATCAGTGGAGACTGCCGACGCCGGCGGCCGGTTGGACCATCGCCCACCAGATCGCGCACCTCGCCTGGACGGACCGCTCCGCGCGCCTGGCGATGACCGACCAGGCGGCGTTCTCGCGGGAGTTGGAGAAGGCGATGGCCGCGCCCGGCGACTTCGTGGACAACGGGGCACGGGACGGAGCCGAGCGGCCGCCCGAGCGCTTGCTCGGGGGCTGGCGGGCCGAACGCGAGGCGCTGGAGAAGGTGTTGCGGACGGCACCGGAGCGTGGACGCTTCCCCTGGTACGGGCCGCCGATGTCGACCGCGTCCATGGCCACCGCCCGCCTGATGGAGACCTGGGCCCACGGCCTGGACGTGGCCGGCACGCTGGGCGTCACCCCGGTCCCCACCGACCGCCTCCGCCACATCGCCCGACTCGGCGTCCGCACCAGGGACTTCGCGTTCGGCGTGCACGGACTCGGGGCGCCCTTCGAGGAGTTCCGGGTGGAACTCACCGCGCCTTCGGGCGACTTGTGGACGTACGGCCCCGAGGACGCCGATCAGCGGATCACCGGCCCCGCGCTCGACTTCTGCCTCCTGGTCACCCAGCGAGCCCACCGATCCGACCTCGCGCTGAACGCCGAAGGCCCGGAAGCGGAACAGTGGTTGGGCATCGCCCAGGCGTTCGCGGGACCGCCCGGAGGCGGCCGTCCGCCGAAGTCGCAGGCCGCCGGACCGCCCGCCGGGGAGGCCGGATGACCCTCCGGATAGGCAACTTCTCAGGGTTCTACGGCGACCGTCTTGACGCCCTCCACGAGATGCTGACCGGAGGCGAACTCGACGTCCTCACCGGCGACTTCCTCGCCGAACTCACGATGCTCATCCTCGGCCGCGACCAACTCAAGGACCCCACCGCCGGGTTCGCGCGGACCTTCCTGCGCCAACTGGAGGACTGCCTCGGCCTCGCGCACGAGCGCGGGGTGCGGATCGTCACCAACGCCGGAGGGCTCAACCCGGACGGACTCGCCGACACCGTACGGGAGTTGGCAGACCGGCTGGGAGTTCCGGCCCGGGTCGCGCACGTCGAGGGCGACGATCTGCGCGGCCGTTTCCCCGACGCGCTCGCCGCGCACGCCTACCTCGGCGGGTTCGGGATCGCCGCGTGCCTGCGCGAGGGCGCCGACATCGTGGTGACCGGCCGGGTGACCGACGCGGCACTCGTCACCGGGCCCGCCGCCGCGCACTTCGGCTGGACGCCGGACGACCACGACAGGCTCGCGGGCGCGGTCGTCGCCGGGCACGTGCTGGAGTGCGGGACGCAGGCCACCGGCGGCAACTACGCCTTCTTCCGGGAGGCCGACGTCCGCCGCCCCGGCTTCCCGGTCGCCGAACTCCACGCCGACGGAAGCTGCGTGATCACCAAGCATCCCGGTACGGGGGGTCTGGTCGACGTCGGCACCGTCACCGCCCAACTGCTGTACGAGACGGGCGGCGCCCGGTACGCGGGCCCCGATGTGACCGCCCGCCTCGACTCCGTACGACTGGAGAGTGACGGGCCCGACCGGGTCAGGGCCGTAGGGGTGCGCGGGGAGCCGCCGCCCCCGGAGCTCAAGGTCGGCCTGAGCCGGATCGGGGGGTTCCGCAACGAGGTCGCGTTCGTGCTGACCGGCCTCGACATCGAGGCCAAGGCCGCGCTGGTGCGGGAGCAGATGGAGACCTACGCCTTCGCCGAGTCCCGCCCCGCCGAGGTGCGTTGGGACCTCGTCCGTGGCGACCGGGCCGACGCCGGGACCGAGGAGGGGGCCAGCGCGGTACTGCGGCTGGTCGTACGGGACGTACGGGAAGAGGCCGTCGGACGGGCGCTGAGCGGGGCCGCCGTCGAGCTGGCTCTCGGGAGCTACCCCGGGTTCCACGTGCTCGCGCCGCCCGGCAGGGGTTCCCCCTACGGGGTGTTCGAGGCCGCGTACGTGCCGCAGGGCGAGGTCGAGCACCGGGCCGTCCTCGACGGCGGACGGCGGATCGTCATACCTCCGGCCGCCGACACCCTCGTCCTCGAACCGGCCCCCGCCCCGGACCTGCCCCCGGCGCCGGCCCCAGGCCCGGTACTACGGGTACCCCTGGGGACGATCGCCGGGGCGCGCAGCGGTGACAAGGGCGGGGACGCCAACGTCGGGGTCTGGGTGCGGAGCGACGAGGCGTGGCGCTGGCTGGCGCACGAGCTGACGGTCGACAGGTTCCGCGAACTGATCCCCGAGAGCCGCGACCTCACCGTCACCCGTCACCTCCTCCCCGGCCTGCGCGCGCTGAACTTCGTCGTCGAGGGCATCCTCGGCGCCGGCGTCGCCGCCCACCACCGCTTCGACCCCCAGGCCAAGGCCCTCGGCGAGTGGCTGCGCGCGCGGCACGTCGACGTCCCGGAGGCACTGCTGCCGACGCGCTCACGCGCGATGCCGACGGCGGTGGCGGCCCCTGCCGACGCCGGGCCCACGCGCGGGCCGAAGGCCGCTTCCGCGCCCCCACCGCCCGCGCGCACCGAAGACGTCACGGCCCAGGGGGACTCACGGCACGCGCCGCTCCCTCGGGCGCTCCGGGCGGACGCCTCGACGGCCCCGGCGTCCCCACCGGAGGTCTCGGACGACGAGCCGCGCACCCCGGCGCCCGAGCGGCGCCCGCTGGACTCCCCGCGGACGCGGGTGAGCCGTTTCCGTCCCGCGACTGCCGCAGGACACCCGTCGAGTCACCGGGCCGCCCGGGAGCGCCAGCTGCTCCCCGTGGAAGCCTCCGACGGCCCGCCACCGCCGCCCCCGCCCCCGGAGCCCGCGACCGTCCTCGACGGCCCTTCACACCCCGCCCCGGCCCCCAGCGGCCTCTCACGCCCCGTTCCGGCCCCGCCGCCCCGGATCACCCCACCCCCACCCCCGAAGCCCGCCACGGACCCCCTGGAGGCCGCCCCGTGACCGTCCTGCCGACCGCCCTGGACGCGCACAGCCCGGAGCACCGGGCCAACCGCGAGGCGATGCGGGCGAAGCTCGACGAGTTGGCGGCCGAGCACGCGAAGGCGCTCGCCGGGGGCGGACCGAAGTACGTGGAACGGCATCGCGCGCGGGGGAAGCTCCTCGCGCGGGAGCGGATCGAGCTGCTGGGCGATCCGGACACGCCGTTCCTGGAGCTGTCGCCGCTGGCGGCGTGGGGGAGCGAGTATCCCGTCGGGGCGTCACTGGTGACCGGGATCGGGGTCGTCGAGGGCGTGGAGTGCCTGATCACGGCCAACGACCCCACCGTGCGCGGGGGCGCGAGCAACCCCTGGAGCCTGAAGAAGGCCCTGCGGGCGAACGACATCGCGCTCGCCAACCGGCTGCCCTGCGTGAGCCTGGTGGAGTCCGGCGGCGCCGACCTGCCGTCGCAGAAGGAGATCTTCATCCCCGGCGGCGCGGTCTTCCGGGACCTCACGCGGCTGTCGGCGGCGGGCGTCCCGACGATCGCCGTGGTGTTCGGCAACTCGACGGCGGGCGGCGCGTACGTGCCGGGGATGTCCGACCACGTGATCATGGTCAAGGAGCGCGCGAAGGTGTTCCTCGGCGGCCCGCCGCTCGTGAAGATGGCGACCGGCGAGGAGAGCGACGACGAGTCCCTGGGCGGCGCCGAGATGCACGCACGCGTGTCGGGCCTCGCCGACCACTTCGCCGTGGACGAGCGGGACGCCCTCCGCCAGGCACGCCGCGTGGTGGCCCGCCTCAACCACCGCAAGGCGTACGACGACCCGCCCCCGGCCGCGCCGCCCGAGTACGACGAGGAGGAGCTGCTGGGGATCGTCCCCGGCGACCTGAAGGTCCCGTTCGACCCGCGCGAGGTGATCGCCCGGATCGTCGACGCCTCCGACTTCGACGAGTTCAAACCGCTGTACGGGACGAGCCTGGTGACCGGCTGGGCGGCCCTGCACGGCTATCCCGTGGGGATCCTCGCCAACGCGCAGGGCGTGCTGTTCAGCCAGGAGTCCCAGAAGGCCGCCCAGTTCATCCAGCTGGCCAACCAGAGGGACGTCCCGCTGCTGTTCCTGCACAACACCACCGGCTACATGGTCGGCAGGGAGTACGAGCAGGGCGGCATCGTCAAGCACGGCGCCATGATGATCAACGCGGTGAGCAACAGCAGGGTGCCGCACCTGTCGGTCCTCATGGGCGCCTCCTACGGCGCCGGCCACTACGGCATGTGCGGGCGCGCCTACGACCCCCGGTTCCTGTTCGCCTGGCCGAGCGCCAAGTCGGCCGTGATGGGCCCTCAGCAGCTCGCGGGCGTCCTGTCGATCGTCGCCCGGCAGTCCGCCGCCTCCAAGGGCCTCCCGTACGACGAGGAGGCCGACGAGGGCCTTCGCGCCATGGTCGAGCGGCAGATCGAGTCGGAGTCCCTGCCGATGTTCCTGTCCGGCCGGCTGTACGACGACGGCGTGATCGACCCGCGCGACACGCGCACCGTCCTCGGGATGTGCCTCTCGGCGATCCACACCGCCCCTTACGAAGGCGCGCGCGGCGGCTTCGGCGTCTTCCGGATGTGAGGCCCAGATGATCTCCACGCTGTTGGTCGCGAACCGGGGCGAGATCGCCTGCCGGATCTTCCGCACCTGCCGTGAGCTGGGAATCCGAACCGTCGCCGTGCACTCCGACCCCGACGAGACCGCGCTTCACGCGCGTGTGGCCGACCGGTCCGTACGGCTGCCCGGAGCGGCGCCCGCCGAGACGTACCTGCGCGGCGACCTGATCGTGAAGGCGGCGCTCGCGGCCGGCGCGGACGCCGTGCACCCCGGGTACGGATTCCTGTCCGAGAACGCCGGCTTCGCGCGCGCGGTCCTCGACGCGGGCCTGCTGTGGATCGGCCCGCCGCCCGGGGCGATCGAGACGATGGCGTCCAAGACGCGCGCGAAGGCCCTCATGGGGCTCGCCCCGCTGACCGACGTGACCGAGGCCGACCTGCCGGTGCTGGTGAAGGCGGCGGCCGGGGGCGGCGGGCGCGGCATGCGGATCGTGCGCCGCGCGCGGGACCTCGCCCCCGCCCTGGAGGCCGCCCGTGCGGAGGCCGCGAGCGCCTTCGGGGACGGCGAGGTGTTCGTCGAGCCGTACGTCGAGCACGGGCGCCACGTCGAGGTGCAGGTCCTCGCCGACACGCACGGCACCGTCTGGGCGCTCGGCACGCGCGACTGCTCGCTCCAGCGGCGCCACCAGAAAGTGATCGAGGAGGCGCCCGCGCCAAGGCTCTGCGACGCCACCGCGCGGGAGCTGCGGGACCTGGCCGTACGCGCGGCGCGCGCGGTGTCGTACGTCGGCGCCGGGACCGTCGAGTTCCTGCTCGCCCCCGACGGCACGGCGCACTTCCTGGAGATGAACACCCGCCTCCAGGTCGAACACCCCGTCACGGAGGCCGTGTTCGGCCTGGACCTCGTCGCGGAGCAGATCCGCGTCGCCGAAGGGGCGGCCCTCGCGGATGAGCCCCCGCCCGCACGCGGGCACGCGATCGAGGCCCGCCTCTACGCCGAGGACCCCGCGCGTGACTGGACCCCGCAGACCGGCACCCTGCACCGCCTCGCCGTCCCGGAGGGCGTCCGCCTGGACACCGGCTACACCGACGGCGACGAGATCGGCGTCCACTACGACCCGCTGATCGCCAAACTCGTCGCCCACGCGCCCACGCGCGCGGAGGCCGTCCGCAAGCTGGCCGGCGCCCTGGAGCGGGCCGCCGTCCACGGCCCGGTCACCAACCGGGACCTCCTGTTGCGCTCCCTGCGCCACGAGGAGTTCACGCACGCCCGGATGGACACCGGCTTCTACGACCGCCACCTCACGGCCCTCGCCCACGCGTCCGCAGACCCCCTCGCCCCCCTCGCGGCGGCCCTCGCGGACGCGCACGGCCGCTCGCGCTTCGGCGGCTGGCGCAACGTCCCCGCGCAGCCGCAGCGCAAGCGGTACGAGACGGCCGGCGAGGAGCACGAGGTCGAGTACCGGCACACCCGCGCGGGACTGGAGGCGGACGGGGTGCGTGTCGTCCACGCCGACGCGGGGACCGTTGTCCTCGAAGCCGACGGCGTGCGGCGCCGGTTCGAGGTCGCGCGGTACGGCGCGCGCGTGTACGTGAACGGGACGGCCCTGACCGCGCTGCCCCGCTTCCCCGACCCGGCGCCCCAGCGCGCACCGGGCTCGCTGCTCGCGCCGATGCCCGGCACGGTCGTCAAGGTCGCGCCCGGCCTCGTCACCGGATCGGGTGTCGAGGCGGGAGAACCGGTCGTGTGGCTCGAAGCGATGAAGATGCAACACGCTATCACGGCCCCGGTCTCGGGAACGCTGACGGCGCTGGAGGTCCGGCCGGGACAGCAGGTGGAGGTGGGGGCCCTGCTGGCCGTGGTCGAGGGCCCCCGCGAGGACACCCCCGAGCGACAGGACGCAACCGAAGGAGCACCGTGAGCCCGGTCATCGAATCCGACGAGCACAAGGCCCTGCGCGAGGCGGTCGCGGCCTTCGGCAGGCACTACGGCCGCGACTACCTCACGAAGGTCATCGACGAGGGCCGCCACCCCACCGAGTTGTGGCAGGAGGCCGCGAAACTCGGCTACCTCTCGGTCAACCTGCCCGAGGAGTACGGCGGCGGAGGCGGCGGCATCGCCGAACTCGCCCTGGTCCTCGAAGAGCTGGGAGCGGCCGGCTCGCCCTTGCTGATGATGATCGTCTCCCCGGCGATCTGCGGCACGGTGATCGCCCGCTTCGGCACCGAGGCACAGAAGCGCGCATGGCTCCCCGCGCTCGCGGACGGCTCGCGCCTGATGGCCTTCGGTATCACCGAACCGGACGCGGGCTCCAACAGCCACCGCATCACCACCACGGCCCGCAGGGACGGCGCCGACTGGCTCCTCACCGGCCGCAAGGTCTTCGTCTCCGGCGTCGACGCCGCCGACGCCACCCTGATCGTCGGCCGTACCGAGGACGCCCGCACGGGCCGCCTCAAGCCCTGCCTGTTCATCGTCCCGCGCGACGCGCCAGGGTTCACCCGCCGCAAGATCGACATGGAACTGCACGGCGCGGAGAAGCAGTTCGAGCTGACCCTCGACGACGTCCGCCTCCCCGCCGACGCCCTCGTCGGCGACGAGGACGCGGGCCTCATGCAGCTCTTCGCCGGCCTCAACCCCGAACGCGTCATGACGGCCGCCTTCGCGATCGGCATGGGCCGGTACGCGCTCGCGCGAGCGGTCGAGTACGCGCGCGACCGCACTGTCTGGGACACCCCCATCGGCGCCCACCAGGCGATCGCCCACCCTCTCGCGCAGGCGCACATCGACCTCGAACTGGCCCGCCTGATGACCCAGAAGGCCGCCCATCTGTACGACGCGGGCGACGACACGGGCGCGGGCGAGGCGGCGAACATGGCGAAGTACGCGGCCGGAGAGGCGTGCGTGAAGGCCGTCGACCAGGCCGTCCAGACCCTCGGCGGCAACGGCCTCACGCGCGAGTTCGGCCTCGCCTCGCTGATAACGGTCTCGCGCGTGGCTCGTATCGCCCCGGTGAGCCGGGAGATGATTCTCAACTACGTCTCCCACCAGAGCCTGGGCCTGCCCAAGTCGTACTGACCGCCGCCCCTGTGCGAGGAGGAACCGTGTTCCGCAGCGAGTACGCAGACGTCCCGGCAGTGGAACTGCCCATCCACGACGCCGTCCTGGGCCGCGCCGCCGAGTTCGGCGACCTGCCCGCGCTGGTCGAC encodes:
- a CDS encoding TIGR03084 family metal-binding protein; amino-acid sequence: MADPTPVIDDLRAESDELDRLVAELTPDQWRLPTPAAGWTIAHQIAHLAWTDRSARLAMTDQAAFSRELEKAMAAPGDFVDNGARDGAERPPERLLGGWRAEREALEKVLRTAPERGRFPWYGPPMSTASMATARLMETWAHGLDVAGTLGVTPVPTDRLRHIARLGVRTRDFAFGVHGLGAPFEEFRVELTAPSGDLWTYGPEDADQRITGPALDFCLLVTQRAHRSDLALNAEGPEAEQWLGIAQAFAGPPGGGRPPKSQAAGPPAGEAG
- a CDS encoding acyl-CoA carboxylase subunit beta; amino-acid sequence: MTVLPTALDAHSPEHRANREAMRAKLDELAAEHAKALAGGGPKYVERHRARGKLLARERIELLGDPDTPFLELSPLAAWGSEYPVGASLVTGIGVVEGVECLITANDPTVRGGASNPWSLKKALRANDIALANRLPCVSLVESGGADLPSQKEIFIPGGAVFRDLTRLSAAGVPTIAVVFGNSTAGGAYVPGMSDHVIMVKERAKVFLGGPPLVKMATGEESDDESLGGAEMHARVSGLADHFAVDERDALRQARRVVARLNHRKAYDDPPPAAPPEYDEEELLGIVPGDLKVPFDPREVIARIVDASDFDEFKPLYGTSLVTGWAALHGYPVGILANAQGVLFSQESQKAAQFIQLANQRDVPLLFLHNTTGYMVGREYEQGGIVKHGAMMINAVSNSRVPHLSVLMGASYGAGHYGMCGRAYDPRFLFAWPSAKSAVMGPQQLAGVLSIVARQSAASKGLPYDEEADEGLRAMVERQIESESLPMFLSGRLYDDGVIDPRDTRTVLGMCLSAIHTAPYEGARGGFGVFRM
- a CDS encoding acetyl/propionyl/methylcrotonyl-CoA carboxylase subunit alpha, yielding MISTLLVANRGEIACRIFRTCRELGIRTVAVHSDPDETALHARVADRSVRLPGAAPAETYLRGDLIVKAALAAGADAVHPGYGFLSENAGFARAVLDAGLLWIGPPPGAIETMASKTRAKALMGLAPLTDVTEADLPVLVKAAAGGGGRGMRIVRRARDLAPALEAARAEAASAFGDGEVFVEPYVEHGRHVEVQVLADTHGTVWALGTRDCSLQRRHQKVIEEAPAPRLCDATARELRDLAVRAARAVSYVGAGTVEFLLAPDGTAHFLEMNTRLQVEHPVTEAVFGLDLVAEQIRVAEGAALADEPPPARGHAIEARLYAEDPARDWTPQTGTLHRLAVPEGVRLDTGYTDGDEIGVHYDPLIAKLVAHAPTRAEAVRKLAGALERAAVHGPVTNRDLLLRSLRHEEFTHARMDTGFYDRHLTALAHASADPLAPLAAALADAHGRSRFGGWRNVPAQPQRKRYETAGEEHEVEYRHTRAGLEADGVRVVHADAGTVVLEADGVRRRFEVARYGARVYVNGTALTALPRFPDPAPQRAPGSLLAPMPGTVVKVAPGLVTGSGVEAGEPVVWLEAMKMQHAITAPVSGTLTALEVRPGQQVEVGALLAVVEGPREDTPERQDATEGAP
- a CDS encoding acyl-CoA dehydrogenase family protein, with the translated sequence MSPVIESDEHKALREAVAAFGRHYGRDYLTKVIDEGRHPTELWQEAAKLGYLSVNLPEEYGGGGGGIAELALVLEELGAAGSPLLMMIVSPAICGTVIARFGTEAQKRAWLPALADGSRLMAFGITEPDAGSNSHRITTTARRDGADWLLTGRKVFVSGVDAADATLIVGRTEDARTGRLKPCLFIVPRDAPGFTRRKIDMELHGAEKQFELTLDDVRLPADALVGDEDAGLMQLFAGLNPERVMTAAFAIGMGRYALARAVEYARDRTVWDTPIGAHQAIAHPLAQAHIDLELARLMTQKAAHLYDAGDDTGAGEAANMAKYAAGEACVKAVDQAVQTLGGNGLTREFGLASLITVSRVARIAPVSREMILNYVSHQSLGLPKSY